A window from Aerococcus sp. Group 1 encodes these proteins:
- a CDS encoding AAA family ATPase, with the protein MEKESDSNIADDLSRKIMKVYENEGKKNIDSSLNKLKDQLEMEQNYCSMCYQEINNEYIHKLQNKLDEIIVKELTNNKVKKFKDKIEDKKIVQISFENDLELGDNFYSYFPQEQQKLKELIDEYNVLVKSTNNILEDKKDKLYTSINNELDGQLSEKYHEILDYINEINEKIDAHNKSLTDQDKLIFKATIENDKFTLYTYLKEFSSFFALYSEVRKIDNEEKNEKSSYNSLKTQINNENLTIQKLKSKMEQINIAVDEINKRINYITYTQGQIKIQAEDHKYYVLVNNEKIALEKLSTGQRNLISLSYFFTKINENYSEKEFYTNEILLVLDDPISSFDHSNRLGIMSLLRYEIGSILLSNEKSKILVQSHDTGVIFDLKKILDDIDEERKVNHSNLSNKIQYEVKEIRNHKDKPLINYQPEKTYRKLMTNIYMFGNGEFDNNKSQAELSIGNNIRRVLEAFSTFNYNSGITYLTNNDEVLSLLGSKDIQIYYKNLMNHLVLNSESHLKEKAESITDYNYMPQFSYNEKQKLARDTISFLYLLDRLHVKNNIITLSSKGNIENTIQSWIPKFNI; encoded by the coding sequence TTGGAAAAAGAAAGTGATTCAAATATCGCAGATGATTTATCTAGAAAAATTATGAAAGTCTATGAAAATGAAGGAAAGAAAAACATAGACTCATCGCTTAATAAATTAAAAGACCAATTAGAGATGGAACAAAATTATTGTTCGATGTGTTATCAAGAAATTAATAACGAGTATATTCATAAGTTACAAAATAAATTAGATGAAATTATAGTAAAAGAATTAACAAATAATAAAGTAAAAAAATTTAAAGATAAAATTGAAGACAAAAAAATAGTTCAAATATCTTTTGAAAACGATTTAGAGTTGGGAGATAATTTTTATTCATATTTTCCTCAAGAGCAGCAAAAACTTAAAGAACTGATAGATGAATATAATGTATTAGTAAAATCAACAAATAATATATTGGAGGATAAAAAAGATAAGTTATATACTTCAATAAATAATGAGTTAGATGGGCAATTAAGCGAAAAATATCATGAAATACTAGATTATATAAATGAGATTAATGAGAAAATTGATGCTCATAATAAAAGTTTAACTGATCAGGATAAACTTATATTCAAAGCAACGATAGAAAATGATAAATTTACATTATATACTTATTTAAAAGAATTTTCTTCTTTTTTTGCATTATATAGTGAAGTAAGGAAAATAGATAATGAGGAGAAGAATGAGAAAAGTTCGTATAATTCTTTAAAAACGCAAATCAATAATGAAAATTTGACAATACAAAAATTAAAATCCAAAATGGAGCAAATTAACATAGCGGTAGATGAAATTAACAAAAGAATTAATTATATTACATATACTCAAGGGCAGATAAAAATTCAAGCTGAGGATCATAAGTATTATGTTTTAGTAAATAATGAGAAAATCGCTCTAGAGAAGCTTTCTACTGGTCAAAGAAATTTAATTAGTTTAAGTTACTTTTTTACAAAAATTAACGAAAATTATAGCGAAAAAGAATTTTACACAAATGAAATTTTATTGGTCTTGGATGACCCTATTTCTAGTTTTGACCATTCTAATAGGCTAGGTATTATGTCACTACTAAGATATGAAATTGGGTCTATTTTATTATCAAATGAAAAATCAAAAATTTTGGTTCAAAGTCATGATACAGGGGTAATTTTTGATTTGAAGAAAATTTTAGATGATATTGATGAAGAGCGTAAAGTTAATCATTCCAATCTTTCAAATAAAATACAATATGAAGTAAAAGAAATAAGAAATCATAAAGATAAACCTCTAATAAATTATCAACCAGAGAAAACTTATAGAAAATTAATGACAAACATTTATATGTTTGGAAATGGCGAATTTGACAATAATAAATCTCAGGCTGAACTTTCAATTGGAAATAATATAAGAAGAGTGCTAGAAGCCTTTAGCACTTTTAATTATAACAGCGGAATTACCTATCTTACTAATAATGACGAAGTCCTGAGCTTATTAGGAAGTAAAGATATTCAAATCTACTATAAAAATCTGATGAATCATTTAGTATTAAATAGTGAAAGTCACTTAAAAGAAAAGGCTGAATCTATCACAGATTATAATTATATGCCTCAATTTTCT